A single region of the Bacteroides luhongzhouii genome encodes:
- a CDS encoding WG repeat-containing protein: protein MNDKLKYIVTSILLSSLFAVLYTGCKSDSIEINALPFQENEGDNWGLISTSGKIEIPSGSFTRQPSAVVNGMFSLPDEKGYYQLYELKHPTHPTSARRFAQIGHFFEDVTLAQEFPDSPILIIDRKGQSINNIGISLHYDIVLAHNFAEGRALFCTRKGKYGYMDTRGNILIPPIYDQAYDFHEGLALTGNTNDKGETSYQLIDLSGNVRIQIQDTPALLDPQPACGLIKYNNCQSGQCCYLSTTGKEGIFLPDSIREAFRFRHNAAIIHTDHGAGLIDREGKLLIAPTYEEGFIVGNDRVCLRIGNEWQLTDFEGNSLGEAKKSYERISTFYPSELAIVRSGTQCRWMNRQGKPADNRTYHCIAEDPSALQLVPQVFVRRNTKTKNEENSSVNRSEKTETVSAPSSAMISSSPSTMTSSSEKNSQSNEPSAGNPHTTCIISSDEWKNIGKQNPFYAEARKILSGKLAETDAENRQVILNYVEHLRTSYTTKDIDFLTQLFSEEALIIVGKVIRSTPRTDGKYLPQHQVEYNIKSKHTYLERLKVLFKQNKEINLQFSDFKIMRHPTQEGLYGVTLRQKYSSDLYSDDGYLFLLWDFRDEATPLIHVRTWQPRMLDNRTPLPEEEIFNIRNFNLQ from the coding sequence ATGAACGACAAACTGAAGTATATTGTCACTTCTATCCTTCTTTCAAGCCTGTTTGCAGTGTTATATACCGGATGCAAATCGGACAGTATAGAAATCAACGCACTGCCTTTTCAGGAAAACGAAGGAGACAACTGGGGACTTATCTCCACCAGCGGAAAGATTGAAATCCCTTCCGGAAGCTTCACTCGCCAACCGTCAGCTGTGGTCAATGGAATGTTCAGTCTGCCGGACGAAAAAGGATATTATCAACTCTACGAATTAAAACATCCGACACACCCCACCAGTGCAAGGCGATTTGCGCAAATCGGACATTTCTTTGAAGACGTCACACTGGCACAGGAGTTTCCAGACTCCCCTATCCTCATCATCGACCGGAAAGGACAAAGCATCAACAATATCGGAATAAGCCTGCATTACGACATCGTATTGGCACATAACTTTGCCGAAGGCAGAGCTTTGTTCTGCACCCGAAAAGGGAAGTACGGCTATATGGATACTCGAGGGAACATCCTCATCCCACCTATATATGATCAAGCGTATGACTTCCACGAAGGCTTGGCACTGACAGGCAACACGAATGATAAGGGTGAGACCAGCTACCAACTTATCGACCTGTCCGGAAACGTACGCATTCAAATTCAAGATACGCCTGCCCTACTTGACCCACAACCGGCATGCGGACTGATAAAATACAATAACTGTCAAAGCGGGCAATGTTGCTATCTAAGCACCACAGGAAAGGAAGGAATCTTCCTGCCGGACAGCATCCGCGAAGCCTTTCGCTTCCGTCACAATGCCGCCATTATCCATACCGACCACGGCGCAGGGCTCATCGACCGCGAAGGGAAATTGCTAATTGCTCCCACATACGAAGAAGGATTCATCGTTGGCAACGACCGCGTGTGTCTACGCATCGGCAACGAATGGCAGCTCACCGACTTCGAAGGGAACAGTTTAGGAGAAGCAAAAAAGAGCTACGAACGAATATCAACTTTCTACCCTTCGGAACTTGCCATCGTCCGTTCCGGAACTCAATGCCGATGGATGAACCGACAAGGAAAGCCTGCCGACAACCGGACATACCACTGTATCGCTGAAGATCCTTCCGCATTACAACTTGTTCCACAAGTCTTCGTCCGAAGAAATACAAAGACAAAAAACGAAGAAAACAGTTCTGTGAATAGATCGGAAAAAACGGAAACTGTTTCCGCTCCATCATCAGCAATGATTTCCTCTTCACCATCAACTATGACTTCGTCATCGGAAAAGAACTCCCAAAGCAACGAGCCATCCGCAGGAAACCCACACACCACCTGCATCATCAGCAGTGATGAATGGAAGAACATCGGAAAACAAAATCCGTTCTATGCCGAAGCAAGGAAAATACTATCCGGAAAACTAGCCGAAACGGATGCGGAAAACAGACAAGTGATACTCAACTATGTGGAACATCTGCGCACATCGTACACCACCAAGGATATCGACTTCCTGACGCAACTGTTCAGCGAAGAAGCACTGATTATCGTCGGCAAAGTCATCCGCAGTACTCCCCGGACAGACGGGAAATACCTGCCACAACACCAAGTGGAATATAACATCAAAAGCAAACATACCTATCTGGAACGCCTGAAAGTATTGTTCAAACAGAACAAAGAAATCAATCTGCAGTTCAGTGACTTCAAAATAATGCGGCACCCCACACAAGAGGGGTTATACGGAGTCACGCTACGCCAAAAATACAGCTCCGATCTCTATTCGGACGACGGTTACCTGTTCTTGCTGTGGGACTTCAGAGATGAAGCCACCCCGTTAATCCATGTACGCACGTGGCAACCCCGTATGCTAGACAACCGGACGCCACTGCCGGAAGAAGAGATTTTCAACATACGTAATTTCAATCTGCAATGA
- a CDS encoding flavin reductase family protein, with translation MKKLEVKDLKENFFEAIGKEWMLVTAGTKEKFNTMTASWGGIGWLWNKPVAFVFIRPERYTYEFVEKNDHLTLSFLGEENKKIHAVCGSKSGRNIDKVKETGLKPVFTENGNVLFEQARLSLECKKLYADGIKPECFLDKESLEKWYGGAHGGFHKMYIVEIENIYSE, from the coding sequence ATGAAGAAATTAGAAGTAAAAGACTTGAAAGAAAACTTTTTCGAAGCGATTGGAAAAGAGTGGATGCTGGTTACGGCCGGAACAAAAGAGAAGTTTAATACGATGACAGCAAGTTGGGGTGGTATCGGCTGGCTTTGGAACAAGCCTGTTGCTTTCGTTTTTATCCGTCCCGAACGGTATACGTATGAATTTGTAGAGAAGAACGATCACCTGACTCTTTCCTTCTTAGGGGAAGAAAATAAGAAGATTCACGCTGTTTGTGGTTCCAAGTCGGGACGCAATATCGATAAAGTAAAAGAGACCGGACTGAAACCGGTGTTTACAGAAAATGGCAATGTGTTGTTCGAGCAGGCACGCTTAAGCCTGGAATGTAAGAAGCTTTATGCTGACGGTATCAAACCGGAATGTTTCCTGGATAAGGAATCATTGGAGAAGTGGTACGGTGGTGCTCATGGAGGTTTCCACAAGATGTATATTGTAGAAATTGAAAATATTTATTCGGAGTAA
- a CDS encoding PspC domain-containing protein, which translates to MKKTLTINLGGIVYHIDDDAYRLLDNYLSNLKHYFRKQEGAEEIVNDIEMRIAELFAEKVTEGKQVITVSDVEEIIARVGKPEDFGIADEDTDSQKRTEQASSANQSNAQTSAQRRWFRDPDNKLLGGVAAGLAAYFGWDITLVRILMIILVFVPYCPMIILYIIGWLVIPEARTAAEKLSMRGEAVTIENIGKTVTDGFERVADGVNNYVNSGKPRTFIQKIGDVFVSIAAVLFKIFLVALVILCCPVLFVLAVVLVALVFAAIAVAVSGGALLCELLPAIDWMPVVSVSPMMTLLGTIAGVALIGIPLGAFLYTILRQLFHWSPMGTGLKWSLLILWILGAVIMVINLSALGWQLPLYGLHCC; encoded by the coding sequence ATGAAAAAGACATTGACCATAAATTTAGGAGGAATAGTTTATCATATAGATGACGATGCCTACCGACTGTTAGACAATTATCTGTCTAATTTGAAACATTACTTTCGTAAACAGGAGGGTGCGGAAGAGATCGTAAACGATATTGAGATGCGTATTGCCGAACTGTTTGCCGAGAAAGTAACTGAAGGAAAACAGGTCATCACAGTTTCGGATGTAGAAGAAATCATCGCCCGCGTAGGCAAACCGGAAGATTTTGGTATTGCTGACGAGGATACAGATTCACAGAAAAGAACGGAACAAGCATCGTCCGCTAATCAAAGTAATGCGCAAACCTCTGCTCAACGTCGCTGGTTCCGTGATCCGGATAATAAATTGTTGGGTGGTGTGGCAGCAGGACTGGCTGCCTACTTCGGTTGGGACATCACATTGGTGCGTATCCTGATGATTATCCTGGTGTTTGTGCCTTATTGTCCGATGATTATCCTTTATATTATCGGATGGCTCGTTATTCCGGAAGCCCGTACGGCCGCAGAAAAGTTGAGTATGCGTGGAGAAGCGGTAACTATTGAGAATATTGGCAAAACAGTGACAGACGGTTTCGAACGGGTAGCAGATGGGGTTAATAATTATGTGAACTCAGGCAAACCTCGTACCTTTATTCAAAAGATAGGCGATGTATTTGTTTCTATTGCAGCCGTTCTTTTTAAGATATTTCTGGTAGCTCTTGTCATTCTCTGTTGCCCTGTCTTGTTCGTATTGGCTGTCGTATTGGTAGCGTTGGTATTTGCGGCAATTGCCGTGGCAGTCAGTGGAGGAGCTTTACTTTGTGAGTTGTTGCCTGCCATCGACTGGATGCCGGTTGTTTCCGTCTCTCCTATGATGACATTATTGGGTACGATTGCCGGAGTTGCCCTCATTGGTATTCCATTAGGAGCTTTCTTGTATACTATCTTGCGCCAGCTATTCCATTGGTCGCCAATGGGAACAGGTTTGAAATGGTCGTTACTGATTTTATGGATATTGGGTGCGGTCATTATGGTCATTAATCTTTCTGCTCTTGGCTGGCAACTGCCTTTGTATGGGCTGCACTGCTGTTAA
- a CDS encoding leucine-rich repeat protein produces MHTRIICFLTLFACCLLSTGCSDENRPNNPAPEIILHEAQDITRTSARLTGTVNVPPHSHTDRYRFRYGTSPDMAKSEEYFQPNGLVTTELQNLTPGTTYYYCLEAGNEMYMRQSPTYHFTTFPNERPRIEPITFLGQGPISIILLCAVTDDGGDPVTSCGFRYVSADGQELETNAFLTTDNQWRLHINHLKKYTQYTVKAFAENRNGRTYSKPYHFCTSDAVNLINAGMLPEIIGEDGKDDYTQLSITGPLNGTDLRFIREMCGKDIHGNQTQGQLQKLDLTDALIIAGGLSYDESRYTTEHTIGNGMFGELDILTEIKLPENTLVIEQNAFRNCTSLTALSIPGSTKKLTPSSGCRHLEHLSVITGNSEYSSIDGVVYSKNGEALVWFPEGMEKDELRLSPTLKSIGEYALQKCKIRSIILPGSVTSIGKLAFYASEIESIVLPDGLRSVSLGIFQQCQNLTTVTLGSACETLSDYCFDGCPLQHLYVNAVIPPVCQSNTFSGTGNIFADCILHVPAESLPIYRNHSTWKLFQHIEIIKATSK; encoded by the coding sequence ATGCATACAAGAATCATTTGTTTCCTGACTCTCTTCGCTTGTTGCCTGCTCTCAACAGGATGCAGTGACGAGAACCGCCCTAATAATCCGGCACCGGAAATCATCCTGCACGAAGCACAGGACATCACCCGCACAAGCGCCCGTCTCACCGGTACAGTGAATGTCCCGCCCCATAGCCATACCGACCGTTACCGTTTCCGCTACGGCACTTCACCGGATATGGCAAAAAGTGAAGAATATTTCCAGCCAAATGGTCTTGTCACTACCGAACTACAAAACCTGACACCGGGAACCACCTATTATTACTGTCTGGAAGCAGGAAACGAAATGTATATGCGGCAAAGTCCCACCTATCATTTCACCACTTTTCCCAACGAACGTCCCCGGATAGAACCCATCACCTTTCTGGGACAAGGCCCCATCAGTATCATTCTGTTATGTGCTGTCACAGATGACGGCGGCGACCCTGTGACATCCTGCGGCTTCCGTTATGTTTCCGCCGATGGACAAGAGCTGGAAACAAACGCATTCCTGACAACCGACAATCAATGGCGACTTCACATCAACCACTTGAAAAAGTACACCCAATATACAGTGAAGGCTTTTGCCGAAAATAGAAATGGAAGAACTTACAGCAAACCGTACCATTTTTGCACCAGTGATGCAGTAAACCTCATCAATGCAGGCATGCTGCCCGAAATTATCGGAGAGGACGGCAAAGACGACTACACACAACTGAGTATCACAGGTCCGCTGAACGGGACAGACCTCCGATTCATCCGAGAAATGTGTGGAAAAGACATACATGGCAACCAGACACAGGGACAGTTGCAGAAGTTGGATTTGACGGATGCACTCATCATCGCAGGCGGATTGTCTTACGATGAATCGCGGTATACAACAGAACATACGATCGGCAACGGAATGTTCGGTGAACTGGATATACTGACGGAAATCAAACTTCCGGAAAATACGTTGGTGATTGAACAGAATGCCTTCCGCAACTGCACGTCACTGACAGCACTTTCCATTCCGGGAAGTACAAAGAAACTGACTCCTTCCAGCGGATGCCGCCATCTCGAACACCTGTCCGTGATTACAGGAAATTCTGAATATAGCAGCATAGACGGGGTGGTGTACAGCAAAAACGGTGAAGCACTTGTGTGGTTTCCCGAAGGAATGGAGAAAGATGAGCTACGTCTCTCTCCCACTCTGAAGAGTATCGGAGAATACGCATTACAAAAATGCAAAATCCGGTCTATCATATTGCCCGGTTCAGTTACAAGTATCGGAAAGCTGGCTTTCTATGCTTCCGAAATTGAATCGATCGTACTGCCGGACGGATTGCGAAGTGTGTCGCTCGGGATATTCCAGCAATGCCAAAATCTCACGACTGTCACACTGGGTAGTGCCTGTGAAACTCTCTCGGATTATTGTTTCGACGGATGCCCGCTCCAGCATTTATACGTAAATGCTGTCATTCCTCCCGTCTGCCAATCGAACACGTTCAGCGGAACAGGAAACATCTTTGCCGACTGTATCCTACATGTCCCTGCGGAGAGCTTGCCGATATACAGAAACCACTCTACATGGAAACTGTTTCAACACATTGAAATTATCAAAGCTACAAGTAAATGA
- a CDS encoding PadR family transcriptional regulator, whose product MKVDNVKSQMRKGMLEYCIMLLLHKEPAYASDIIQKLKEAQLIVVEGTLYPLLTRLKNDDLLSYEWVESTQGPPRKYYKLTEQGEVFLGELEISWKELNDTVNHIANR is encoded by the coding sequence ATGAAAGTAGACAATGTAAAATCACAGATGAGGAAAGGCATGCTTGAATATTGCATCATGCTTTTACTGCACAAGGAGCCTGCTTATGCTTCTGATATTATTCAGAAATTGAAAGAAGCCCAGCTGATCGTAGTGGAAGGCACCTTGTATCCGTTGCTGACCCGTCTGAAAAATGACGACCTGTTAAGTTATGAGTGGGTGGAATCTACCCAGGGGCCTCCCCGCAAATACTATAAACTCACTGAACAAGGAGAAGTCTTTTTGGGAGAACTGGAAATTTCCTGGAAAGAACTTAACGACACAGTGAATCATATAGCCAATAGATAA
- a CDS encoding MBL fold metallo-hydrolase, with amino-acid sequence MGEHICFRRNERLATVNPYWRGNPMVRGRFFNRQHRFRPGMGSVLKWRLSPNPQRKEKKTVKWDPKVCYLRSLDAVVGDSLIWLGHNSFFLQLAGKRIMFDPVFGSIPFVKRQSEFPANPDIFTEIDYLLVSHDHFDHLDKQSIARLLKNNPQMKLFCGLGTGELIQGWFPEMKVIEAGWYQQMEDEGLKITFLPAQHWSKRSVRDGGQRLWGAFMLQGNGISLYYSGDTGYSSHFREIPDLFGAPDYALLGIGAYKPRWFMRPNHISPYESLIAAEEMHAGLTIPMHYGTFDLSDEPLHDPPKVFAEESKKRKIPVEIPYLGEIVKLNKQK; translated from the coding sequence ATGGGTGAACATATATGTTTTAGGAGAAACGAACGTTTAGCGACAGTCAATCCTTATTGGAGAGGAAATCCGATGGTGCGCGGACGTTTTTTTAACAGGCAGCATCGCTTCCGTCCAGGGATGGGCAGCGTGCTGAAATGGCGTCTTTCGCCCAATCCTCAACGCAAAGAGAAGAAAACGGTGAAATGGGATCCGAAAGTTTGTTATCTCCGCTCATTGGATGCGGTGGTAGGAGATTCCCTGATATGGCTCGGGCATAATTCGTTCTTTCTTCAATTGGCAGGTAAGCGAATCATGTTCGATCCGGTGTTCGGCAGTATTCCTTTTGTGAAGAGACAGAGCGAATTTCCAGCTAATCCTGACATATTTACGGAGATTGATTATCTACTTGTCAGCCATGACCATTTTGACCATTTGGATAAACAGAGTATAGCCCGCTTATTGAAGAATAACCCGCAAATGAAGCTTTTCTGCGGCTTGGGAACCGGTGAACTGATTCAGGGATGGTTCCCCGAAATGAAAGTGATTGAAGCCGGATGGTATCAACAGATGGAAGATGAGGGATTGAAGATCACGTTTCTGCCGGCACAACACTGGAGCAAACGTTCCGTACGTGATGGCGGTCAGCGACTGTGGGGAGCTTTTATGCTGCAAGGAAATGGGATTTCTCTTTATTATAGTGGTGATACGGGGTATTCCAGTCACTTTCGTGAGATTCCCGATCTGTTCGGAGCACCGGATTACGCTTTGTTAGGTATCGGGGCATACAAACCTCGCTGGTTTATGCGCCCCAATCATATATCGCCTTACGAATCATTGATTGCCGCCGAAGAAATGCATGCAGGCCTTACCATTCCCATGCATTATGGCACATTCGACTTGTCTGACGAGCCTTTGCACGATCCTCCGAAGGTTTTTGCGGAAGAGTCAAAGAAACGGAAGATTCCTGTGGAGATCCCCTATTTGGGTGAGATTGTGAAATTGAATAAACAGAAATAA
- a CDS encoding alpha/beta hydrolase family protein — protein sequence MRQANLFMMSAAVLLAACGGTKDAGKTDQVLIEKSDIKIEGKRMTPEALWAMGRIGGFAVSPDGKKIAYTVAYYSVPENKSNREVFVMNADGSENQQITHTPYQENEVTWIKGGTKLAFLSNDNGSSQLYEMNPDGSGRKQLTHYDGDIEGYSISPDGKKLLFISQVKTKESTAEKYPDLPKATGIIVTDLMYKHWDEWVTTAPHPFVADFDGNGISNIVDILNGEPYESPMKPWGGIEQLAWNTTSDKVAYTCRKKTGLEYAISTNSDIYVYDLNTQKTENITEENKGYDTNPQYSPDGKYIAWQSMERDGYEADLNRLFIMNLETGEKRFVSKAFESNVDAFVWGADAKMIYFTGVWHGESQIYALDLANDSVKAITSGMYDYEGVALFGDKLIAKRHSMSMGDEIYTVALDGSTTQLTQENKQIYDQLEMGKVEGRWMKTTDGKQMLTWVIYPPQFDPNKKYPTLLFCEGGPQSPVSQFWSYRWNFQIMAANDYIIVAPNRRGLPGFGVEWNEQISGDYGGQCMKDYFTAIDEMAKEPYVDKDRLGCVGASFGGFSVYWLAGHHEQRFKAFIAHDGIFNMEMQYLETEEKWFANWDMGGAYWEKQNPVAQRTFANSPHLFVEKWDTPILCIHGEKDYRILANQAMAAFDAAVMRGVPAELLIYPDENHWVLKPQNGVLWQRTFFEWLDKWVKGKK from the coding sequence ATGAGACAAGCTAATTTATTTATGATGTCAGCAGCAGTGTTGTTAGCTGCCTGCGGAGGAACCAAAGACGCAGGCAAGACAGATCAGGTGCTTATCGAGAAATCGGATATTAAGATCGAAGGGAAGCGCATGACTCCCGAAGCACTTTGGGCTATGGGACGTATCGGCGGATTCGCCGTATCGCCCGACGGAAAGAAAATTGCGTATACGGTAGCGTATTACAGCGTACCGGAAAACAAGAGTAACCGCGAAGTTTTCGTGATGAACGCGGATGGAAGCGAAAACCAGCAAATCACTCATACCCCGTATCAGGAAAATGAAGTGACATGGATTAAAGGAGGCACCAAACTTGCATTCTTAAGTAATGACAACGGAAGTAGCCAACTCTATGAAATGAATCCGGACGGTAGTGGACGCAAGCAATTGACCCACTACGACGGGGACATCGAAGGTTATTCCATTTCACCGGATGGCAAAAAGCTGCTGTTTATTTCACAAGTAAAGACGAAAGAAAGCACTGCTGAGAAATATCCGGACCTGCCGAAAGCTACAGGTATCATCGTGACCGACCTGATGTACAAACATTGGGATGAATGGGTGACGACAGCTCCACATCCTTTTGTTGCTGACTTCGACGGTAACGGTATCTCCAATATCGTAGATATCCTGAACGGAGAACCGTATGAAAGTCCGATGAAACCCTGGGGTGGCATTGAGCAACTTGCCTGGAATACGACTTCGGACAAAGTGGCTTACACTTGCCGTAAAAAGACAGGACTGGAATACGCGATTTCTACCAACTCCGATATTTACGTTTATGACCTGAACACCCAAAAAACGGAAAATATTACGGAAGAAAACAAAGGATACGATACCAATCCTCAATATTCACCGGACGGCAAATATATTGCCTGGCAGAGCATGGAACGTGACGGATATGAAGCTGATCTAAACCGTCTGTTCATTATGAACCTGGAAACCGGAGAGAAACGTTTCGTAAGCAAAGCATTCGAATCGAATGTGGACGCTTTTGTTTGGGGAGCAGATGCAAAGATGATTTATTTCACCGGTGTATGGCACGGAGAATCGCAGATTTATGCGCTGGATTTGGCCAATGATTCGGTAAAGGCAATCACTTCAGGAATGTACGACTACGAAGGTGTAGCTCTTTTCGGGGATAAACTGATCGCCAAACGTCATTCTATGAGCATGGGTGATGAAATCTACACTGTGGCACTGGATGGCTCTACTACTCAACTGACGCAGGAAAACAAGCAAATCTATGACCAGCTGGAAATGGGTAAAGTGGAAGGTCGCTGGATGAAAACAACAGATGGCAAACAGATGTTGACATGGGTGATTTATCCTCCTCAGTTTGATCCGAACAAGAAATATCCGACTTTGCTGTTCTGTGAAGGAGGTCCGCAAAGTCCGGTAAGCCAGTTTTGGTCTTATCGCTGGAACTTCCAGATTATGGCTGCCAATGATTATATCATTGTTGCTCCGAACCGTCGTGGCTTACCGGGATTTGGTGTGGAATGGAACGAACAGATCAGTGGTGACTACGGCGGCCAGTGTATGAAGGATTATTTCACTGCTATTGATGAAATGGCAAAAGAACCGTATGTAGACAAAGATCGCTTGGGATGTGTAGGTGCCAGCTTCGGAGGATTCTCCGTATACTGGTTGGCGGGACATCATGAACAACGATTCAAAGCATTCATTGCCCATGATGGAATCTTCAATATGGAAATGCAATATCTGGAAACTGAAGAGAAATGGTTTGCCAACTGGGATATGGGAGGCGCATACTGGGAAAAACAAAACCCGGTGGCACAACGTACGTTTGCCAACTCTCCTCACCTATTCGTAGAGAAATGGGATACTCCTATTCTCTGCATTCATGGAGAGAAAGACTATCGTATTCTGGCTAATCAGGCAATGGCTGCTTTCGATGCTGCCGTGATGCGTGGTGTTCCTGCAGAGTTGCTGATTTATCCGGATGAAAACCACTGGGTATTGAAGCCACAGAATGGGGTTCTATGGCAACGCACATTCTTCGAATGGTTGGACAAATGGGTGAAAGGAAAGAAGTAA
- a CDS encoding serine/threonine protein kinase — protein MNDDSFTSGFIGETTPPVDVAFTDIQEIYVSRSGWNRLFRCHRHGKLHVLKALQPMYKGTAFYEQALKKEFNIGYQLEHPHICRTLGWESVPSIGCCILLEYVDGVTLKEFMQQGKLTRSVAIKIINELCSALQYIHSKQIVHRDLKPDNILITHNGNNVKLIDFSLSDCDDYDVLKLPAGTRYYLAPEVLQPDVPLDLRADIYSLGVIIGEMATALKDKHLAAVSRKCTRRKREKRYASVVEVADAVIVPRRKRFYAGMVAAVLAGAVCVGVYVVAGDLLPGSFSSSSSFYPVYGNQVCSENCFRLLASERMRMIHAVDSLADERNWKADSLQLMQQLKAALDAEYPLPELRESAAYKCRWEGLQQEAERQLKQIKSLVRQR, from the coding sequence ATGAATGACGATTCTTTTACTTCCGGTTTTATAGGGGAAACAACGCCTCCTGTTGATGTGGCTTTTACTGATATTCAGGAAATATATGTCTCCCGTTCGGGATGGAATCGCTTGTTCCGTTGTCATCGGCATGGTAAGTTGCATGTGTTGAAAGCTTTACAGCCGATGTATAAAGGAACGGCTTTTTACGAACAGGCTCTTAAAAAAGAATTCAATATTGGCTATCAATTAGAACATCCTCATATCTGTCGTACATTGGGATGGGAGAGTGTACCGTCTATAGGATGCTGCATCCTGTTGGAATATGTTGATGGAGTCACTTTGAAAGAGTTTATGCAGCAAGGCAAGCTGACTCGCTCGGTGGCGATTAAGATTATCAACGAACTGTGCAGTGCCTTGCAATATATCCATAGCAAGCAGATTGTCCACCGTGATTTAAAGCCGGACAATATTCTGATTACACACAATGGTAACAATGTGAAACTGATTGATTTCAGCCTTTCCGATTGTGATGATTACGATGTGTTGAAGCTTCCTGCCGGCACACGTTATTATCTTGCTCCCGAGGTGTTGCAACCGGATGTGCCGTTGGATTTGCGTGCTGATATTTATTCTCTTGGGGTAATTATAGGTGAGATGGCTACTGCATTGAAAGACAAACATCTGGCAGCTGTTTCGCGCAAGTGTACCCGCCGGAAGCGGGAGAAGCGTTATGCGTCTGTTGTGGAGGTGGCCGACGCCGTTATTGTGCCTCGCAGGAAAAGATTTTATGCGGGGATGGTTGCTGCAGTGTTGGCAGGGGCAGTCTGTGTAGGTGTTTATGTTGTTGCAGGTGACCTGTTACCGGGCTCTTTCTCTTCTTCTTCCTCTTTTTATCCTGTTTACGGAAATCAGGTTTGTAGCGAGAATTGCTTTCGCCTGCTTGCATCTGAACGGATGCGAATGATACATGCTGTCGATTCATTAGCGGACGAACGTAATTGGAAGGCAGATAGCCTGCAATTGATGCAGCAATTGAAAGCTGCGCTGGATGCTGAATATCCATTGCCCGAGTTGCGAGAGTCTGCAGCTTATAAGTGCCGGTGGGAAGGGCTGCAACAAGAGGCGGAACGCCAGTTAAAGCAGATTAAGTCGCTGGTCCGACAACGTTAA
- a CDS encoding fimbrillin family protein has product MKPTIHTIYTACICLLSSMAMVSCGQEETAGSKETERNDVMQFRIAHPSQQQAAPASRATETDFETNDRIGLFVCGENEPLQVGGNYVNNASLTYNGTTWTPARPIYWNDGSYDVYAYYPFSSPILSTDEMEFRVAADQSATGTTDALGGYEASDFLWASAKKQTAGNDAVALKFKHCMSKLTVRLIKGEDYEGDELPQDAEVFIHNTVPNATIDLAAGIATKTLYGTEATLKAKAAGDNRYTAIVVPQRITNRRPLVEVVMKGVSYLMESAFVFKPGMHHIVSLTITKNPEQVKIEIGGEIENWETTEES; this is encoded by the coding sequence ATGAAACCAACGATTCATACCATCTATACGGCTTGCATCTGCCTGCTCTCCAGTATGGCGATGGTAAGCTGCGGACAGGAAGAAACGGCAGGCAGTAAGGAGACGGAACGGAACGACGTGATGCAGTTCCGAATTGCGCATCCTTCACAGCAACAAGCTGCTCCTGCCAGCCGCGCCACGGAAACAGACTTCGAAACAAATGACCGCATCGGTCTGTTTGTCTGCGGAGAAAATGAACCTTTGCAAGTGGGAGGCAACTACGTGAACAATGCTTCACTGACCTACAACGGAACGACATGGACTCCCGCCCGCCCTATCTACTGGAACGACGGTAGTTATGACGTATACGCCTACTATCCCTTCTCCTCTCCCATCTTGTCGACAGACGAAATGGAATTCCGCGTGGCAGCCGACCAAAGCGCAACAGGCACAACCGACGCATTGGGAGGCTACGAAGCCAGCGATTTCCTATGGGCATCAGCAAAGAAACAGACTGCCGGCAATGATGCCGTGGCACTGAAATTCAAGCATTGCATGAGCAAACTTACCGTGCGCCTTATCAAAGGCGAAGACTACGAAGGCGATGAACTACCGCAGGATGCCGAAGTGTTCATTCACAACACCGTACCCAATGCTACCATCGACCTTGCTGCAGGGATAGCCACCAAAACACTCTACGGTACGGAAGCCACACTGAAAGCAAAGGCAGCAGGAGACAACAGATACACCGCTATCGTCGTTCCGCAACGAATCACTAACCGCCGTCCGCTGGTGGAGGTAGTGATGAAAGGCGTGTCGTACCTGATGGAAAGTGCTTTCGTATTTAAGCCGGGAATGCATCATATTGTATCACTGACTATCACGAAAAACCCTGAACAAGTGAAGATTGAAATTGGCGGTGAAATTGAAAATTGGGAAACAACAGAAGAATCATAA